In Oryza sativa Japonica Group chromosome 1, ASM3414082v1, the genomic stretch AATTATAAGAGGACAATGAGGATGGCGATGATTTTATTGCCAAAACACCACAACCACGTAGCTGAGGTCGCTCATTCAAAAACACAACCCTTGCACTGTTGATTACATAGGTTTGTACATCGCTGATATCAAGGATATCCTCTAACTCAGATACTTTTACCACGTCGTGGTATGATGATCGCCTAATCTGAAAGATTAAATAGTAAATCTACTCAGATCTGCTTAACCAATGGTGAAATTCATCTTTGATGGAACATGATGTGTGTGACATACTCACAATATTCATAACTATGCTAGAAAgttaatgtgtgtatgatagttGTAAGATATAATTTATCGAATTTCTATTTGATGTATAAAAAAGATTGTAAAAATATTTATCATTTGTGAATGATGATACCTAATTACTTTTGTGCCCAATGATACCAAATAACTATTTCATACCTGGATTACACGATGAGAAGAATGATGACATGAACGACAGTAATAGCAAAAGGCAGCTTCTGGTGCTTGGCAATCGATGCAAAACAGGTTGCATTCATTGCGAGGGGAGTTGTGATGGCTAGTGCAGGTGTTAAAAAACTGTGTGGAAAGCAAGAGCTCTAACCATGGAGGCACAAATTCTCCCTTCATGGTGAACACAAGAGGATTCTTAGGCCTATCTGGTTAGTAAGTGAAAGGATGGGGTGCATTTATAGCAATAAATCAATGAGCAATACTTGTTTTATTAAGAAAATCCACTGGCGCCAAAAGATGCTTTGCATAATCTATGGGCCAGAAAAGTGTGGGACCACATATTTTCTTGTACTTGAAAAAGCTAGAGCAAGCACATAGTTGGCATTGTCCATTTGAACAAAAGAAACTGCAAATTTTTGGTTTATAGTGCTTGGGCGATGATAGGTCATGCTTGGCATGCCTTATGCCATCAATACCATGTGTCGCGTGAGTTGCATGCAACATCATTGATCTACAACACTACCTTTTATGGATGTTGCGTTCTTATTTAAGTGTAGTAAGTATCACGAAAACAAGCAAACTTTTGTAACAACAATTTGCAAAAGTACTTGTTGTAACATTCGAACGACACTATATGTGACATTTAGAAAAAATCCAATGCAACACAAAAACTTTAAATATGCAATATGGTCAAATTCGAATTGAAACATTGACTTCTCatgtatgaaatattaaattttaatggTTGGTACACATATTTTCTTTCACTTGAATATAACCAACTGAGATCTTGTTATCAAGATTTAGTTGCAACGAAAACAATGGTATAATCAGATCATAATTGGGATAAAttgttcatgaaaaaaatatattttgaagtGAGAAAAATGATGGCATGAGAAGCTAGCTAACTACAACAACGTTATGCTTCCCTGCATATGACCAGTAATTTATGTTCACCGTACCACTCACAACGCTTGCTGGGATCACTTATCATCTAATTTTTACAGTGGCATTGGGTGCCTTGAGGGAAGTACTTTCATAATTACTAGCACATTATATTGTGCATCCACGTGACTATAACATCTCTTTTTAAATGTGTTTACGTGTTGTTGATAGTAATTAGCTGAAATTTGTGATCACAATGTAAATGACGAATTACGGTTAATGAAAGTCAAAAAGTCATTGGTAGAGTGAAATTAACATGTGAGAAtacacacatattttttttattacaattaCGTAAATGAAAAACGCAGACACACatatcactatttttttttcaaaactcaCACATCATTACTCATACTCGTACCCCTCCTAACACACGCTCATCGTCGCTGCTACCTTCCCATCGTACTCACCACTGCATAGCTCCCTTCACGCCCCCTTATATTCTGTTGGCGTTCTGGCCATATAGCCCGTCCATATACATCTACATGTGAAATGTATGTTAATAAGTTTATCTTGACTATCCAGTTAAAACGGAAAATTAATATATGTTATATCATTTTGCAATTAGTGTTAATatacatttgttttttttggaatgACGTAAATTTAGAGTTAGACCGTTGGCTTTTTGACCTTTTTAACGTGCGTGGTGGCGCTAAGGTGTAGTGTGTTGGACTCCAGTCCATCATCCTCTAGTGGATGATTCTAATAGAATTAATTTATATGTCAAGCTAAATTTGGAAGATGTGTCTAACACttacgataaaaaaaatgtttaagtTACTTAAATTATAAAGTTTGcagaattagattttttttaatttcaagtGTAGTTCAGTACAATTTTGGGTAATTCAAAGGTATGATATTTAAATTTGGAAGGTGTGTGGCATCATATACTTTTTTTGCGCCAAACCAAAACAGAGATTCACTGTGCTGAATTGGCCATTGGAGTAATACTTTCCCcaatatattttatttactGGGAGGATAGGTTAAGAAGTATTTATTGTTAGAGATGAAGATGCTATCTCTTGTTTCTCTCGCCCTCTTTTTCAGCCATCTCATAGAAGTCTCTCGAAGAATCTTGACATTTCATCATTTTTTTACTGAGACTTTTCTACGATCCAACAGTAGGTATTGTATCGATTGTTACATCCGATGGCTCATACTTTTACAATGACGTGGATCAATGCCATTGCACTTTGGGTTTTAACTTTCACTTATAGAGATTTTTCACCGTTCCACCCACAACCCTTGCTTGGGGTCAGGGAGCATCCGATTTTTACTGTGACATCAAGCCCCCGGAGGGAAGTATGTTATCCGTTCTATTATTAAAGTTTCACTTTTTACTACCCAAAATCTTTTCTCAAGTACGTAAATGACCTCAAGTACATTGCCACCTATATGCCGGTAATGTTATGACTTACAAGTAGGCTATTCTTTGCCATATGAGAGGGTAAATGCATCTAGAAAAGAGACTTAGGGTAGTCCAAAGTGCAACAAAGATAATTTTTCTCTAACATGAAAAGATGGGCTAAAGGTTGATCCAAACTCCAAAGTAAAACCTTGATAATGAAagtttgataaaagaaaaaaaaaggtggaccaaagtgcaattcactcctaaaaagttaaaaagattAGCATGGTACATCAATCcatttagagtaaattttactttgGGTACATTTTATTACCAGTGTTTCACTTTCGACTACCCTTTAACTaatgttttcactttggaccacccacTATATTCTCAAGCATATGAACAATCTCGAATACTTCGGCTCCTACTCGCCAATGAACTCTCCCAAGTATATGTAAAACCATTTCTTTGGCATATGATAAGTTGGATGTAGATGTATAAAAGAGTTAGGGTGATCAAAGtgagttttcaaaaaaaaaaacgagggTGATTAAAGTGCCACAAAGATAAAAATATCTGATCcaaagtaaaaatattttttaaatggtGATCGAAAGCGAAACATCActaataaaagtaaatttactCATGTAAAAACATGCATATTGAAATATTCAAATTGGACTGTGAATAGTGTACATGTGGAAGGGTTATACCTGACAACGGTATTTGTAACATATGGGGATTATTGATACTAAAGTATACGTGAGATTGTAGTAAAAAGAAGTGGAAAATAATTTTTGCACATGTAATGGCCCCCCTACttataggtaatagccctacatttATTCGCCGAAACTGATGTTGCTATTATATATCTATATTTCACGAATACAATAGAGAGCACAATCTAATATAGTCTTTGTCAGCCTAGCAGATGTAAAGCTCTCACCTGTGATCGATGGTTAGTAGTAGTTGACTTTCTCAAATATGAGCTCAGGGAGATTAAAGACAGCTATAGATCCTTGGCGGCATGTTGTTACgaaacaattgatttatcttttAATTTATGTTCAATTTTTCATAGCTTTTTGGATGCCAGTTAAGAAACCCATTAACATTCCTTAAGGAGAAAAAGAATTTCTACGTTTATCATACGAGAAAGTTCTTCGTACCTAAATGGAACCAGAACCTGAAGTTTTTGGTAGGCCAGCACTGTAGCACGTCACCGCCACTCGCGAGTCCCATCCTGACCGTCGGATCAGACCACCTACGGCTCAGATACACAGTGCCACGCGTCTCACACATGTTGAACCAAACACCGACACTTGCCCCCCAGTACGTTGACTCCTCCGCGGCGGCCACGTCGCGCACAACGACGGCTGAGTATATATAGACTGGGCGCGTCGACGAGGTCTCTCCGTCAACGACGACAAAGAATCCGATTCCAATGGCGcgtatggcggcggcggcgacattgCTGCTCGCCGTCTCCGGGTTGGCGTCGGGTCTGGTCGTCCCGGCCGACGAGCGGTGTCACTCAACGGACAACGCCGTGCTCGGCATCGACATCGGCGCGACCTACTCCTGTGTCGCCGTGTACTGCAAGGGCCGCGTCGAGATCATCCCCAACGACCAGGGCAGCCGCTTGACCCCATCCTGGGTCGCcttcaccgacggcggcgggcggctcgtcgtcggcgaggccgCGAAGGAGCAGGCGGTGGGTAGCCCTGGGCGCGCCGTCCATGACTTCATGAGGCTCCTCGGAAAGAagctcggcgacgacgatgtGCAGCGGGAGATGACGCGGCTGCCGTACGCCGTCGTGGACATGGAGGGGAAGCCGCATGTCCTGGTTgaggcggccgacggcgacgtgcGGGTGCTCAGCCCCGaggagatcgccgccgccgtgctcgcgaAGATGAAGAAGACGGCGGAGGCGCACCTCGGGAGAACGGTCTCGTCTGCCGTGGTCGCCGTCCCGGTCTACTTCAACGACGCGCAGCGCCGGGCTATCAGCGACGCCGGCGACATCGCCGGGCTCGACGTAATGCGCATTGTCAGTGagccgatcgccgccgccgtggcgtacGGTCTGGACAACGTGAGGAGCAATGGCAAGCGCGTCGTGGTGTTCGACCTCGGCGGCGAGAATTTGGACGTCACCGCGCTCGTGGCCGACGACGGCTTCTTCGACGTCCTCGCCACCAACGGCGACGGGTACCTCGGCGGCGAGGGCTTCGACCAGCGCGTCGTGAACCACTTCGTCGACCTCATCAAGCGGAAGCACGGCCGGGacatcaccggcgacggccgcgCGATGCACAGGCTGCGACGGGAGTGAGAGCGCGCCAAGCACGCGCTGAGCGCCCAGCACCAGGTGCGCGTCGAGATCGAGGcgctgctcgacggcggcgtcgacctCTCGGAGACGCTCACGAGGGCGCAGTTCGAGGAGCTCAACGACGACCTGTTCGCGAGGACTATGGCGCCGTTGAGGAAGACCATGGCGGACGCCGGGCTGGAGAAGGGCGACATCAACGAGATCATCCACGTCGGCGGCAGCACCAGGATCCCCAAGGTGCAGCAGCTCATCAGGGACTACTTCGACGGGAAGAAGGAGATCGTCAAGGTGAACAACCCCGACGAGACCGTCGCCTACGGCGCCGCCGTGATAGGAAGACAcgtcgccggagacgacgacgacaaacCAACTATGTTGGGTAATTTACTAATTTCTCTTTGTTTCGTTCAATGATGCAATGCAAGAACTGAATCTTTTTCTTTGATCCACAGGTCCATTAGATCTCCCCTCATTCTTGTCAGACACAATCAGCATcgagacggccggcggcgcagTGACGCCGATGATCCCGAGGCGGAGCCGCTTGCCGGCGGAGAGGACGCACGTCTTCACCACGTACCTGGGCAGGCAGACGGCCGTGGCCATCAACGTGTTCCAGGGCGAGGGCAGCACGGCGAAGGACAATACGCTCTTCGGCCGGCTCGTGCTCACCGGAATCCCGCCGGCGAGCGTATGGAActgggggtggcggtggcggccgatCCAGGTGACCGTCAAGGTGGACGAGCTCGGCGACATCCACGTGGAGGCGACGGACAAGGGCGGCTCCGGCAAGTCGGAGAGGCTCTCCATCGTCTCCGGTGAAGGCCACGAGCACGGCCGCCTAAGCAAGGAGGAGATCGACCGGATGATCCGCGAGGTGGCGGAGGATCTcgtcgaggaggagaggatcgtGAAGGAGAGAGTCGACGCCCTGAACATGCTGGAGACTTACATAGTCAAGAAcacggcggtgaccggcggcgagacggattgcgaggcgaaggcgagggcggcgagcgAGTGGCTCGACGGCAATCCGGCCGCCGAGAAAGAGGACTACGAGGAGAAGCTCAAGGAGTTGGAGGACGCGTGTGGCCCCGTTCATGGCGGCCGTGCACGAGACATCTGGACTTGGCCACGATGAACTTTAGGATTATTATGTCACTAGCCTAATTTTCTTAGGACATTGCATTTTGATGCAGCTAATTAATCTTGTAGTTATtcgtataatatatataatcttgCTAGTCTCAATCGATCAGGCTGATACTATGAGTTCTTATGATTTACTCAGAAGTCAGAAACTAAGATGAGGTATGACCAGAAAGACGCACTCGATTCAATTTCTTTTGTAGATGATCAATCGAATCTGGTACAGATatactccctctccctctgttttaaaatatttgacaccgtttagttttttaaatatgtttaatcatttgtcttataaaaaaatttaagtaattattaattattttcctatcatttgattcattgttaaatatacttatatgtatatatataattttatatatttcacaaaagtttttgaataagacgaacggtcaaacatatgcaaaaaaatcaatggtgtcaaatatttagaaacggagagagtaccttTTTAATTGAAACATCAGCCATTCTGTTATCCCGTATATCTACAAAGTTCATTCGcacaaatatatttaatgttatttATCATCTAGTTTCCTATAAAAAAAAGTGACTTTTATTTTATATCATTGTAGAGAATACTTTGGTGAATCTACTGAAATTTGGTTCACCCTAAAATGTGGTAATATGAATTTTCTATGGATCTTGCAAATTTGCACAATTTTTAGTTGAACAAAAATTACTTTAACTAAGTTATATTTCTCAGATTTCAAATCAAAGGGCCCACAGATCATTGGATGCACCTTTGCAGCAAAGCCCCTGCGGTTATGGAAATACAACTCGTAATTAATCCCCTACTTGTTCAAAGCAATATcctaggcccacatgtcatgcaTAGAGAAAGTTACAACTTCATACCTCGAGTTCTATCTATTCCTCTAACAAGGTCCTCCGGAATTGGTTGTGGTGGTTGGCGAGGTCGGTGATGGTGCAGCCGGCAAACGAAGGTTTGGCTGGGGTTGGGGGTTCAAAAATTAATTGTAGAGGACTTCTTTGTGCACCCAACAGTGGCAGCAGCGCAGCGGGAGGTGGCTGGAACTGCACCGGCAGTGGCTCCAAGCGGTTGAGCTCGTTGGCCTACATATGCATGTGGCATTAGAGAGTGTTCCCATGTAAAATAGCGCATTACAGTCTCATAAGGACTTCCAGGGTGCTATCACCGAACTGCAGGCTGGGAATGACGAGATACAAATGGTGAGGAAACGTGGCGAAGACAGcctggcggtggtggcgacccCGGGCGAGTGGCAACGACAGCCTCCGGCCCACAAACTAGCAAGTGAACACATGCGGGTGTTCAGTGGGGTACTAGGGAAGCTTGAAGTGCAAGGAATTGAGCTATAACTCATCGGTTGCAGAGGAATCGATAGGGATAACTTGGGATCAGAGCCAAGGAAGACGGAGCACCTCATCTTTATGCTTCtgtttatgcttatcagccaaaatttgaattttc encodes the following:
- the LOC4323972 gene encoding protein RGF1 INDUCIBLE TRANSCRIPTION FACTOR 1, with protein sequence MKGEFVPPWLELLLSTQFFNTCTSHHNSPRNECNLFCIDCQAPEAAFCYYCRSCHHSSHRVIQIRRSSYHDVVKVSELEDILDISDVQTYVINSARVVFLNERPQLRGCGVLAIKSSPSSLSSYNCETCSRVLLDAFRFCSLGCNLIGIKNDVETVVANDGIAHNDKDIEIDGSNGTANTNGTGKGIEICGNNGTIANTGNEDEICSDASKNKEILSSTRVVRHRRKGIPRRAPFF